In Clostridium swellfunianum, a genomic segment contains:
- a CDS encoding sulfide/dihydroorotate dehydrogenase-like FAD/NAD-binding protein codes for MYKIVEKRILAPNIYLMDVEAPRVAKSAKPGQFLIVKMHEKGERIPLTICDYDADKGTVTIVFQAMGTSTKEMALFEAGDSFADFVGPLGQPSEMVHEDLEELKNKKMIFIAGGVGTAPVYPQVKWLHERGIKADVIVGSKTKDMLILEDEMKSVAGDLYVATDDGSYGFKGLVTDLLKKLVQEEGKHYDLVVAIGPMIMMKFVARLTKELGIHTIVSLNPIMVDGTGMCGACRVTVGGETKFACVDGPEFDGHLVDFDEAMRRQTMYKSEEAQAKFREEHHHEGGCGCCDN; via the coding sequence ATGTATAAGATTGTAGAAAAAAGAATATTGGCGCCAAATATTTATTTAATGGACGTTGAAGCTCCTAGAGTAGCTAAATCGGCCAAGCCAGGTCAATTTTTAATAGTTAAAATGCACGAAAAAGGTGAAAGAATACCTCTTACAATTTGTGATTATGATGCAGACAAGGGAACAGTAACTATAGTGTTTCAAGCAATGGGAACGTCTACAAAGGAAATGGCTTTGTTTGAAGCAGGAGACAGCTTTGCAGATTTTGTAGGACCTCTTGGACAGCCATCTGAAATGGTACATGAAGATTTGGAAGAATTAAAGAATAAAAAGATGATATTTATAGCAGGGGGAGTTGGAACAGCTCCAGTATATCCTCAGGTTAAGTGGCTTCACGAAAGAGGCATAAAAGCTGATGTTATAGTAGGAAGTAAAACTAAGGATATGCTTATATTAGAAGATGAAATGAAATCTGTAGCTGGAGATTTATATGTTGCTACAGATGATGGCTCCTATGGCTTTAAGGGACTTGTTACAGATCTTTTAAAGAAGCTTGTTCAAGAAGAAGGAAAGCATTACGATTTAGTGGTTGCTATAGGACCAATGATAATGATGAAATTTGTTGCAAGGCTTACTAAAGAGCTTGGAATTCATACTATAGTAAGCTTAAATCCTATAATGGTAGATGGTACAGGAATGTGTGGCGCTTGCAGAGTTACTGTAGGTGGAGAAACTAAGTTTGCTTGCGTAGATGGTCCTGAATTTGATGGTCATCTTGTAGACTTTGATGAAGCTATGAGAAGACAGACAATGTACAAGAGCGAAGAAGCACAGGCTAAGTTTAGAGAAGAACATCATCATGAAGGCGGCTGTGGCTGCTGCGATAACTAG
- the gltA gene encoding NADPH-dependent glutamate synthase encodes MDRMKRTPISEQDPKVRATNFEEVCLGYTDEEAMQEASRCLNCKKPMCVTQCPVTIGIPEFIMHVKNGEFEEAAKIIAKQSSLPAVCGRVCPQESQCEGKCILGIKGEPVAIGKLERFIADWSRENNIDLSQREESKGKKVAVIGSGPAGLTCAGDLAKLGYDVTIFEALHEPGGVLVYGIPEFRLPKDTVVKHEIDNVKKLGVKIETNVIVGRTVTIDELLEEEGFDAIFIGSGAGLPKFMGIPGENSNGVLSANEFLTRTNLMKAFKEDYDTPIKVGQRVAVVGGGNVAMDAARTALRLGAEVHVVYRRSESELPARVEEVHHAKEEGVIFDVLTNPTEILADEKGWVKGMKCIKMELGEPDASGRRKPVEVPDSEFVMDVETVIMSLGTSPNPLISSTTTGLEINKRKCIVAEDETGLTTKDRVYAGGDAVTGAATVILAMGAGKKAAKAIHEFLINVEK; translated from the coding sequence ATGGATAGAATGAAGAGAACTCCAATATCAGAACAAGATCCAAAGGTTAGAGCAACAAACTTTGAAGAAGTGTGTCTAGGTTACACAGATGAAGAGGCGATGCAGGAAGCTTCAAGATGCTTAAACTGCAAAAAGCCAATGTGTGTTACACAATGCCCAGTTACTATTGGGATACCAGAATTTATAATGCATGTTAAAAATGGTGAGTTTGAAGAGGCTGCTAAAATAATAGCAAAACAAAGTTCTCTTCCAGCAGTATGCGGTAGAGTTTGCCCACAAGAATCTCAATGTGAAGGAAAGTGCATACTTGGAATAAAGGGTGAGCCTGTAGCTATTGGCAAGCTTGAACGCTTTATAGCAGACTGGTCAAGAGAGAATAATATAGATTTATCTCAAAGAGAAGAGAGCAAAGGAAAGAAGGTTGCAGTTATAGGCAGCGGTCCTGCAGGGCTAACTTGTGCTGGAGACTTAGCTAAGCTTGGTTATGACGTAACTATATTTGAAGCTCTTCATGAGCCAGGTGGAGTTTTGGTTTATGGAATACCAGAATTCAGACTTCCAAAAGATACAGTTGTTAAGCATGAAATAGACAACGTTAAGAAGCTCGGTGTTAAAATAGAAACAAACGTAATTGTAGGAAGAACAGTTACAATAGATGAACTTTTAGAAGAAGAAGGTTTTGACGCAATATTTATAGGCTCAGGAGCAGGACTTCCAAAGTTTATGGGAATACCAGGCGAAAACTCTAATGGAGTATTATCAGCTAATGAATTCCTAACAAGAACAAATCTTATGAAAGCCTTCAAGGAAGATTACGATACACCAATTAAGGTTGGCCAAAGAGTTGCAGTAGTTGGCGGCGGAAACGTGGCAATGGATGCTGCAAGAACAGCTCTTAGACTAGGAGCAGAAGTACACGTAGTTTACAGACGTTCGGAGTCCGAGCTTCCAGCAAGAGTTGAAGAAGTTCATCACGCTAAGGAAGAAGGAGTAATTTTTGATGTCTTAACTAATCCAACAGAAATTCTTGCAGATGAAAAGGGTTGGGTTAAGGGTATGAAATGCATCAAAATGGAACTTGGTGAGCCTGATGCTTCAGGCAGAAGGAAGCCAGTTGAAGTTCCAGATTCAGAGTTTGTAATGGACGTAGAAACAGTAATAATGTCCCTTGGTACTTCTCCAAACCCACTTATCTCTTCAACAACAACAGGTTTGGAAATCAATAAGAGAAAGTGTATAGTAGCTGAAGATGAAACTGGCTTAACTACAAAAGACAGAGTTTATGCTGGTGGAGACGCAGTTACAGGAGCTGCAACAGTAATACTTGCAATGGGTGCAGGAAAGAAAGCAGCTAAGGCAATACATGAGTTTTTAATAAACGTTGAAAAATAA
- a CDS encoding DUF5317 family protein — protein sequence MFLLALIIAVLIGYVLKGSIKNIDAAKIKGLYFVIAAFILEFIMIKMLKSKYLTIGAITYILDLIMYGLLLSFVYLNKNSKCIIVLGIGILLNAVVIFSNGGTMPVDIEAVRTLGFTGQVSSQGLYSEVNAETRFAFLGDIFLVKYPKPGVASLGDFIEVIGMALYIITEMKNKKSKIIYTKIEQ from the coding sequence ATGTTTTTACTTGCACTGATAATTGCAGTATTGATAGGTTATGTCCTAAAAGGCAGTATAAAAAATATTGATGCGGCTAAAATTAAAGGATTATACTTTGTAATAGCAGCGTTCATATTAGAATTTATAATGATTAAAATGCTTAAAAGTAAATATCTTACAATTGGCGCCATAACATATATCTTAGACTTAATAATGTATGGATTGCTGTTGAGCTTTGTTTATTTGAATAAAAACAGCAAATGTATTATAGTGCTGGGAATTGGTATACTATTAAATGCTGTAGTTATATTTTCAAATGGTGGAACAATGCCTGTCGACATAGAAGCTGTAAGAACTTTAGGTTTTACAGGTCAAGTTAGCTCCCAAGGGCTTTACTCAGAGGTCAATGCAGAAACCAGATTTGCTTTTTTAGGAGATATATTCTTAGTAAAGTATCCTAAACCAGGGGTTGCCAGTTTAGGTGATTTTATTGAGGTTATTGGAATGGCATTATATATAATAACGGAAATGAAAAACAAAAAATCAAAAATTATATATACAAAAATAGAGCAGTAG
- a CDS encoding iron-containing alcohol dehydrogenase: MNRFTLPRDIYFGEGSLEVLKTLKGKKAVVVTGGSSMRKFGFLQQTVSYLEEAGMEVELIEGVEPDPSVETVMKGAAFMREFEPDWIISIGGGSPIDAAKAMWIFYEYPEFTFEQAVIPFGIPELRQKARFAAIPSTSGTATEVTAFSVITDYKMQIKYPLADFNLTPDIAIVDPSLAETMPATLTAHTGMDALTHAIEAYVAGLRSVFSDPLAMQAIAMVKENLLRSFEGDKKAREEMHNAQCLAGMAFSNALLGITHSMAHKTGAVFHVPHGCANAIYLPYVIDFNKKACGARYAQIAKNLGLGGTTEDELIDSLTNMIKEMNKAMGVPQTLREYGITEEDFYANVDRISANAVLDACTGSNPRAITVEEMKKLYTCTFTGEKVTF, from the coding sequence ATGAACAGATTTACATTACCTAGAGATATTTACTTTGGAGAAGGATCCTTGGAAGTTTTAAAAACCTTAAAAGGCAAGAAGGCAGTAGTAGTTACTGGTGGAAGTTCCATGAGAAAGTTTGGATTTTTACAGCAAACAGTATCCTATTTAGAAGAAGCGGGCATGGAGGTTGAACTAATTGAAGGTGTTGAACCAGACCCATCAGTAGAAACAGTTATGAAGGGCGCAGCTTTCATGAGGGAGTTTGAACCAGATTGGATTATTTCAATAGGCGGAGGCTCACCAATAGATGCGGCTAAAGCAATGTGGATTTTCTATGAGTATCCAGAATTTACTTTTGAGCAAGCTGTTATACCTTTTGGTATTCCGGAGTTAAGACAAAAGGCTAGATTTGCAGCTATACCATCAACAAGCGGAACTGCTACAGAAGTTACAGCTTTCTCAGTAATAACTGATTATAAAATGCAAATTAAATATCCTTTGGCAGACTTCAACTTAACTCCTGACATAGCTATTGTGGATCCATCACTTGCTGAAACAATGCCAGCAACTTTAACAGCTCACACAGGTATGGATGCATTAACTCATGCAATTGAGGCCTATGTTGCAGGTTTAAGATCAGTCTTTTCAGACCCGCTTGCAATGCAAGCTATTGCAATGGTTAAAGAAAACCTGTTAAGATCCTTTGAAGGAGATAAAAAAGCAAGAGAAGAAATGCATAATGCACAATGCTTAGCTGGAATGGCATTTTCAAATGCATTGCTTGGAATAACCCATAGTATGGCTCATAAGACAGGAGCTGTATTCCATGTTCCTCATGGCTGTGCTAATGCTATTTATCTTCCATATGTTATAGATTTTAATAAAAAGGCTTGCGGAGCTAGATACGCTCAAATAGCTAAGAATCTTGGACTTGGTGGAACTACTGAAGATGAGTTAATAGATTCCTTAACAAATATGATTAAGGAAATGAATAAGGCTATGGGAGTTCCTCAAACATTAAGAGAGTATGGAATAACTGAAGAAGATTTCTATGCAAATGTTGATAGAATATCAGCAAATGCAGTATTAGATGCGTGTACTGGTTCAAACCCAAGAGCAATTACAGTAGAAGAGATGAAGAAGCTTTACACTTGCACCTTTACTGGAGAAAAAGTGACATTCTAA
- the groES gene encoding co-chaperone GroES — MRIRPLADRVVIKKLEAEEKTKSGIVLTGTAKEKPQEAEVVAVGPGTIVDGKEIKMEVKVGDKVLFSKYAGTEVKVDGEEYTIIKQDDILAVVE; from the coding sequence ATGAGAATTAGACCACTTGCAGACAGAGTAGTTATTAAGAAACTTGAGGCAGAAGAAAAGACTAAAAGCGGTATCGTATTAACAGGTACAGCTAAGGAAAAGCCACAAGAAGCAGAGGTTGTTGCAGTAGGACCTGGAACAATAGTTGATGGAAAAGAAATCAAAATGGAAGTTAAGGTTGGAGACAAAGTATTGTTCTCAAAATATGCAGGAACCGAAGTTAAAGTTGATGGTGAAGAATACACTATCATAAAGCAAGACGACATATTAGCAGTTGTTGAATAA
- a CDS encoding 3-hydroxybutyryl-CoA dehydrogenase: protein MKKIFILGAGTMGAGIAQTFAANGFEVVLRDIKDEFVDRGLMGIQKNLSKLVQKGKLTMEASEEMLVRISGTTSLALASDCDLIIEAAIENMEIKKNVFKELDNICKSEAIFATNTSSLSITEIASAILRPDRFIGMHFFNPAPVMKLVEVIRGIATSEETVKTIKDISVLIGKDPVEVQEAPGFVVNRILIPMINEAIGVLSEGVAEASDIDKAMMLGANHPMGPLSLSDLIGNDVVLSIMEVLYKETGDSKYRPHTLLRKYVRAGYLGRKSGRGFFTYNKQ, encoded by the coding sequence ATGAAAAAAATATTTATTTTAGGGGCAGGCACAATGGGAGCGGGCATCGCTCAAACTTTTGCTGCAAATGGATTTGAAGTAGTGCTCAGAGATATAAAAGATGAATTTGTGGACAGGGGCTTAATGGGAATACAAAAGAATCTATCAAAGCTTGTACAAAAGGGCAAGCTTACAATGGAAGCTTCAGAGGAAATGCTTGTAAGAATTTCAGGAACCACAAGCTTGGCACTTGCTTCAGATTGTGATTTGATAATTGAAGCTGCTATTGAAAATATGGAAATTAAAAAGAATGTTTTCAAAGAACTAGATAATATATGCAAGAGTGAAGCTATTTTTGCAACAAACACTTCCTCTTTATCAATAACTGAAATAGCTTCAGCTATATTAAGACCAGACAGATTTATAGGAATGCATTTTTTTAATCCAGCACCAGTAATGAAGCTTGTGGAGGTTATTAGAGGAATTGCAACCTCTGAGGAAACTGTTAAAACTATTAAAGATATATCTGTTTTAATAGGAAAAGATCCAGTGGAAGTTCAAGAAGCTCCTGGTTTTGTAGTAAACAGAATTCTTATTCCTATGATAAACGAAGCTATTGGTGTATTATCTGAAGGTGTTGCTGAGGCATCAGATATTGATAAAGCTATGATGCTTGGAGCAAATCATCCAATGGGACCACTTTCACTTTCAGACCTTATTGGTAACGATGTAGTTTTATCAATAATGGAAGTGCTCTATAAGGAAACAGGTGATTCTAAATACAGACCTCATACACTGCTTAGAAAATATGTGAGAGCTGGCTATTTAGGGAGAAAATCAGGAAGAGGCTTCTTTACATATAACAAACAGTAA
- a CDS encoding TVP38/TMEM64 family protein, whose product MKKGLKLLYENRGYLILILIALFIVFIGYEYYGQHFNELRNPKKIKSIILSYGDYSVLAFLALQIIQVVAFFIPGEFMQIAGGYIYGAFIGGLLTLLGITMGSAIVYGLARQYGKPLIRRIISDKKLNFFDKLLKLGSVNHIVLILYLIPGIPKDVLAYICGISDITFKNFMIYSTLGRIPGIFISTFFGARMYSGHKGILIVIAVAMSILFVIGVFKGEKIVKLLVKKE is encoded by the coding sequence TTGAAAAAAGGTTTAAAACTGCTCTATGAAAACAGAGGATATTTAATATTAATTTTAATTGCATTGTTTATAGTTTTTATAGGTTACGAATATTATGGACAGCACTTCAATGAGCTCAGAAATCCCAAGAAAATTAAGAGTATAATATTATCTTATGGTGACTATAGTGTTCTGGCTTTTTTAGCGTTACAGATAATCCAGGTTGTAGCTTTTTTTATTCCAGGAGAGTTTATGCAAATAGCTGGAGGGTATATATATGGTGCTTTTATTGGCGGACTTCTTACTTTGCTTGGAATAACCATGGGCAGTGCCATAGTATATGGCTTAGCTCGACAATATGGAAAACCACTGATTAGAAGAATAATTTCTGATAAAAAATTAAACTTTTTTGATAAGCTTTTAAAGCTTGGAAGTGTTAACCATATAGTTTTGATTTTATATTTGATCCCTGGAATTCCAAAAGATGTTTTGGCATATATATGTGGAATTTCAGATATTACCTTTAAAAATTTCATGATATATTCTACTCTTGGTAGAATACCTGGAATATTTATTTCAACCTTTTTTGGAGCCAGAATGTATTCAGGGCATAAGGGAATATTAATTGTGATAGCGGTTGCTATGTCTATTTTGTTTGTAATTGGAGTTTTTAAAGGCGAAAAAATAGTGAAATTACTGGTAAAAAAAGAATAA
- a CDS encoding HD-GYP domain-containing protein, with the protein MRNLNLKLKIYLVSLYVFTAISLSYLHINRLFIGYQTGYMKVIFFAILLAIAESLRVAYKGMAISTSLAVEIAVVILFGPVVASFVVILGFSLRFKKVDGKYRHLFNDPIYKTLYNYCCQIVPLLYAGMVYYKLGGSFDVVNLWSKAHLIIIFSIICLLLNTLLVSILFSLLNNKSILYFFIGNIRLSLLNSIVMAPFGALLAFMFDKYSYGGVILTIFPIILVRYTFYLYLELKSQYIETVDTLMHAMEARDKYTEGHSKRVAEISTLLAKELKYNDIKVERLHMASLLHDVGKIGIDDSILNKPGKLTQEEYEIIKSHPEIGYNILKDIKNLQDILPIIRSHHERYDGKGYPDEKQPEQLNLDVFIVQLADTIDAMTTDRPYRKALTDEEVINEITKYSGTQFHPKVVQAYLNILEKQKKAV; encoded by the coding sequence ATGAGAAACCTAAATCTAAAACTTAAGATTTATCTTGTTTCGTTGTATGTATTTACCGCTATATCATTATCATACTTACATATTAATAGATTATTTATTGGGTATCAGACTGGCTACATGAAAGTCATTTTTTTTGCAATTTTATTAGCTATAGCTGAAAGCCTTAGAGTAGCCTATAAAGGAATGGCTATTAGTACAAGTCTAGCTGTAGAAATAGCTGTTGTTATATTATTTGGGCCTGTAGTAGCAAGTTTTGTAGTAATTTTAGGTTTTTCTTTAAGATTCAAAAAAGTAGATGGAAAATACAGACATTTATTTAATGATCCTATTTATAAAACTTTATATAATTACTGTTGTCAAATAGTTCCTTTACTATATGCTGGAATGGTTTACTATAAGTTGGGTGGTAGTTTTGATGTAGTTAATTTATGGAGTAAAGCACATCTAATAATTATTTTTAGCATTATTTGTCTCCTATTGAATACCTTGCTAGTATCTATATTATTTTCTCTGTTAAATAATAAGAGTATTTTGTATTTTTTTATTGGTAACATTAGACTTAGCTTACTTAATAGTATAGTAATGGCACCTTTTGGAGCTTTATTGGCATTTATGTTTGATAAATACAGTTATGGTGGTGTAATATTAACAATATTTCCAATTATACTAGTTAGATACACATTCTATCTTTATCTGGAATTAAAAAGTCAATATATTGAAACGGTTGATACTTTAATGCACGCAATGGAAGCACGAGATAAATATACAGAAGGGCATTCAAAGCGAGTTGCAGAAATATCCACTTTATTAGCAAAAGAACTTAAGTATAATGATATAAAAGTTGAAAGATTGCATATGGCATCCTTACTTCACGATGTTGGAAAAATAGGTATTGATGACAGCATTTTAAACAAACCAGGAAAATTAACTCAAGAAGAGTATGAAATAATAAAAAGTCATCCGGAAATAGGATATAACATACTTAAGGATATAAAAAATCTTCAAGATATACTTCCGATTATTCGCAGCCATCATGAGCGTTATGATGGAAAAGGTTACCCCGACGAAAAGCAGCCAGAACAGCTTAATTTAGATGTATTTATAGTACAGCTTGCAGATACAATTGATGCAATGACGACAGACAGACCTTATAGAAAAGCTCTAACCGATGAAGAAGTTATAAATGAAATTACGAAATATTCAGGAACTCAGTTTCATCCTAAAGTAGTACAAGCGTACTTAAATATACTTGAAAAGCAGAAGAAAGCGGTGTAG
- a CDS encoding TIGR01906 family membrane protein, translated as MNKSLNKLSTIFLALTVSLFLISLAVKLTLSFKQLYYFDVDHLNIAKDYGMKKEIIIKNYNILIDYLQNKNIVKLNMPDFPMSREGEIHFVEVKNIFMKFSNLMYLMGIISLIGAFIKLKTKDYLFLKFSSLGMLLIPIVLAIPFAINFDRSFTAFHKIFFNNDYWEFDPVTDPIINVLPQQLFFHNAILILLLLALFSIVLYLFYRKFTKIKSSLV; from the coding sequence ATGAACAAAAGCCTAAATAAGCTGTCCACAATTTTCTTAGCTCTTACAGTATCCTTATTTTTAATTTCATTAGCTGTAAAGCTTACGTTATCCTTTAAGCAGTTATATTACTTTGATGTGGATCATCTAAATATAGCTAAAGATTATGGTATGAAAAAAGAAATAATAATTAAAAATTACAATATTTTAATTGATTATCTTCAAAACAAGAATATTGTAAAATTGAACATGCCTGATTTTCCAATGTCTAGAGAAGGTGAAATACACTTTGTAGAAGTTAAAAACATATTTATGAAATTTAGCAATTTGATGTATTTAATGGGAATCATAAGCTTAATTGGTGCATTTATAAAGCTTAAAACAAAGGATTATTTGTTTTTAAAGTTTAGTTCTTTGGGAATGCTTTTGATACCAATTGTGTTAGCTATCCCTTTTGCAATAAACTTCGACAGAAGCTTTACAGCTTTTCATAAGATATTTTTCAACAATGATTATTGGGAATTTGACCCCGTTACAGATCCTATAATCAATGTACTTCCACAACAGCTTTTTTTCCATAATGCAATTTTAATATTACTATTGTTAGCTTTGTTTAGTATAGTTCTTTATTTATTCTATAGGAAATTTACAAAAATAAAGAGCAGTTTGGTTTAA
- a CDS encoding sigma-54-dependent Fis family transcriptional regulator: MYSKNRHEEIIKKSHERCVEYGVEKERTLPKKILKGSEVSDNINNNKDLLRVAEPFMNLLYNFLEGSGFFIILTDKEGCILNLVGDGEVVKAARELNMVVGAYMDERSIGTNAMGTAIKEDSPIQISATEHFITAYHRWTCSAAPIHNEKGEIVGTLNLTGSSKLVHPHTLGLVAAAVKSIENQMKSDLIQSRLTEAYSYLNTIMGSISTGIFAVDNKGSIRLINKNACDMFGITEEQAIGKNITETFAEFKEIVRAFESKKSIQDEEISLTNGTKKERYNVNFYPINSVDKESIGTVVTLKEIQNVINLVNKYTGMRARYTFENIIGESRQIKKVIEYARQIANSPSTVLIQGESGTGKEVLAQAIHNESIRRDYGFVAINCGAIPKNLIESELFGYDDGAFTGARKGGHPGKFELANGGTLFLDEIGEMPLDMQVNLLRVLQEGTVTRVGGTKCIPVDVRIIAATNKDLKKEIEKGTFRQDLFYRLSVIPIELPPLRDRKEDIVFLVENFLKLKASKLKREIPEIDAQLYEKFLDYDWQGNIRELENVIENIVNLGGKLSSGISSRFVNTMKQEEQALEFIAGCIDEKEESYIYSLEELERKAILACMNKFRGNISHVAKTLGISRNTLYLKMKKYNI, encoded by the coding sequence ATGTACTCAAAGAATAGGCACGAAGAAATAATTAAAAAATCTCATGAACGATGTGTTGAGTATGGAGTTGAAAAGGAAAGAACTCTACCTAAAAAGATACTAAAAGGCAGTGAGGTTTCAGATAATATAAATAATAATAAGGACTTGTTAAGAGTTGCAGAACCTTTTATGAATTTGTTATATAACTTTCTAGAAGGCTCTGGATTTTTTATAATTCTTACGGACAAGGAAGGCTGTATTTTAAATCTAGTTGGAGATGGAGAGGTTGTTAAAGCAGCTAGAGAATTGAATATGGTAGTTGGTGCTTACATGGATGAAAGAAGTATTGGCACAAATGCCATGGGTACAGCTATAAAGGAAGATTCGCCTATTCAGATTTCTGCAACGGAACATTTTATAACAGCCTACCATAGATGGACATGTTCTGCAGCACCTATTCATAATGAAAAGGGTGAAATTGTGGGTACTTTGAATTTAACAGGAAGCAGTAAGCTTGTTCATCCACATACCCTAGGGCTTGTAGCAGCTGCAGTAAAATCAATAGAAAATCAGATGAAAAGTGATTTGATTCAGTCAAGACTTACTGAAGCCTATAGTTATTTAAATACTATTATGGGATCAATATCAACAGGAATTTTTGCTGTAGACAATAAAGGGAGTATTAGGCTTATTAATAAGAATGCCTGCGATATGTTCGGAATTACTGAAGAACAAGCAATTGGGAAAAATATTACAGAAACTTTCGCAGAATTTAAGGAAATAGTTAGAGCCTTTGAAAGTAAAAAAAGTATACAGGATGAAGAGATTTCTTTGACCAATGGAACTAAAAAAGAACGATATAATGTGAATTTTTATCCCATTAATTCTGTAGATAAGGAGTCAATTGGAACTGTAGTAACTCTTAAGGAAATTCAAAATGTTATAAATTTAGTTAATAAATATACGGGTATGAGAGCTAGGTACACCTTTGAAAATATTATCGGTGAAAGCAGACAAATTAAAAAGGTAATTGAGTATGCAAGGCAAATAGCAAACAGCCCTTCAACTGTATTAATCCAGGGTGAAAGTGGCACAGGAAAGGAAGTACTTGCTCAGGCTATACACAATGAAAGTATTAGGCGTGATTATGGTTTTGTAGCTATAAACTGTGGCGCAATTCCTAAGAATCTTATTGAAAGCGAATTGTTTGGATATGATGATGGAGCATTTACAGGGGCTAGAAAAGGCGGGCATCCTGGAAAGTTTGAATTAGCTAATGGAGGAACCTTATTTCTAGATGAAATTGGAGAGATGCCTCTTGATATGCAGGTAAATCTATTAAGAGTGCTTCAGGAGGGAACTGTTACAAGAGTTGGTGGAACAAAATGCATACCAGTTGATGTTAGAATAATTGCTGCCACTAATAAAGATTTAAAAAAGGAAATTGAAAAAGGAACCTTTAGGCAGGATTTATTTTATAGGCTTAGCGTTATTCCTATTGAACTTCCTCCATTGAGAGATAGAAAAGAAGATATAGTATTTTTAGTTGAAAATTTCTTAAAGCTTAAGGCCAGTAAGCTGAAACGGGAAATACCAGAGATAGATGCACAATTATATGAGAAGTTTTTAGATTATGATTGGCAGGGAAATATAAGAGAACTGGAAAATGTTATTGAGAATATTGTTAATCTAGGTGGAAAGTTATCTTCAGGTATAAGCAGCAGATTTGTAAATACTATGAAACAAGAGGAGCAAGCTTTAGAGTTTATAGCTGGCTGCATAGACGAAAAAGAGGAAAGCTATATATATTCTTTAGAAGAACTTGAAAGAAAGGCAATCCTGGCTTGTATGAATAAATTTAGAGGGAATATTTCACACGTAGCAAAAACCTTAGGTATAAGCAGGAATACTTTGTATTTAAAAATGAAAAAGTATAATATATAG
- a CDS encoding DNA-3-methyladenine glycosylase family protein, whose translation MDFNKIIEIDNSVVIEGVKNFELAHIFDCGQCFRWNRQENKNYIGVAFGKVIEVEKKGDDVVIYNTNEKEFNEIWLDYFDLCRDYSSIKEVLKEDELLRQSIEFGHGIRILKQEPFELVISFIISANNRIPMIKRAIDNISRRWGRELEYKGNTYYAFPTPEELAKASMEEIEACGVGFRAKYIADTVEKINKSRTEEYKQEYDLNYIKEQSDDGCHEALQIFNGIGPKVADCIMLFSMSKHSAFPVDVWVKRAMQHFYLAPDVSLKKIRDFGRNKFGELSGFAQQYLFYYARENNISVE comes from the coding sequence ATGGATTTTAATAAAATTATTGAAATAGATAACTCTGTAGTAATTGAAGGAGTAAAAAACTTCGAGCTTGCTCATATATTTGACTGTGGTCAGTGTTTTAGATGGAATAGACAAGAGAATAAAAATTATATTGGTGTTGCCTTTGGAAAAGTTATAGAGGTTGAAAAAAAAGGCGATGATGTTGTTATATATAACACTAATGAAAAAGAATTTAACGAAATATGGCTTGATTATTTTGACTTGTGCAGGGATTACTCAAGCATAAAAGAAGTTTTAAAAGAGGACGAACTACTAAGACAATCTATTGAATTTGGTCATGGAATAAGGATTCTAAAACAGGAGCCTTTTGAACTTGTAATATCCTTTATAATTTCAGCAAATAATAGAATTCCAATGATAAAAAGAGCCATAGACAATATAAGCAGAAGATGGGGAAGGGAACTTGAGTACAAGGGTAATACCTATTATGCTTTTCCTACTCCAGAAGAGCTTGCTAAAGCTTCTATGGAAGAAATAGAAGCTTGTGGTGTGGGCTTTAGGGCTAAATATATTGCAGATACTGTTGAGAAAATTAATAAAAGCAGAACTGAAGAATATAAACAGGAATATGATTTGAATTATATTAAAGAACAAAGTGATGATGGCTGCCATGAAGCACTGCAGATCTTCAACGGAATTGGCCCTAAGGTGGCGGATTGCATTATGCTGTTTTCTATGAGTAAACATTCAGCTTTTCCTGTTGATGTATGGGTAAAGAGAGCGATGCAGCACTTTTATTTAGCGCCTGATGTATCTTTAAAGAAGATAAGAGACTTTGGAAGAAACAAGTTTGGAGAATTATCAGGCTTTGCACAGCAGTATCTTTTCTATTACGCTAGAGAAAATAATATAAGTGTTGAGTAA